The Nocardioides sp. S5 genome includes a window with the following:
- a CDS encoding NADH-quinone oxidoreductase subunit J translates to MTFWLLAPIMVAAALGILFVRKAVHAALLLAVVMISLAVLYAVLDAPFLFAVQIIVYTGAILMLFLFVMMLIGVDASDSTVETIRGQRVMAVVLGLLFGTVLVVGIGQVTFGTVVGLDEANAGGNVPAIANILFSKYVFAFEATSALLITAALGAMVLAHRERLTPKLGQADLAAQRMRDYAEHGKHLGPLPSPGVYARHNAVDTPALLPDGTAAESSVSRVLAARGTVRSAPALADDIVDVRRQIGGLDGHGDPTTMPETSGKAGAPAHTEEDVQKGEEK, encoded by the coding sequence ATGACCTTCTGGCTCCTCGCCCCGATCATGGTGGCGGCGGCGCTCGGCATCCTGTTCGTCCGCAAGGCCGTGCACGCCGCGCTGCTGCTCGCCGTCGTGATGATCAGCCTGGCGGTCCTCTACGCCGTGCTGGACGCGCCGTTCCTCTTCGCGGTGCAGATCATCGTCTACACCGGCGCCATCCTCATGCTGTTCCTCTTCGTGATGATGCTGATCGGCGTCGACGCCTCCGACTCCACCGTCGAGACGATCCGCGGCCAGCGGGTCATGGCGGTCGTCCTGGGCCTGCTCTTCGGCACCGTCCTGGTCGTCGGGATCGGCCAGGTGACCTTCGGGACCGTGGTGGGCCTCGACGAGGCGAACGCCGGCGGCAACGTCCCTGCCATCGCCAACATCCTCTTCAGCAAGTACGTCTTCGCCTTCGAGGCCACCAGCGCTCTGCTGATCACCGCCGCGCTCGGTGCGATGGTGCTCGCCCACCGCGAGCGCCTCACCCCGAAGCTCGGCCAGGCCGACCTCGCGGCGCAGCGCATGCGTGACTACGCCGAGCACGGCAAGCACCTCGGCCCGCTGCCCTCGCCCGGTGTGTACGCCCGCCACAACGCGGTCGACACCCCGGCCCTGCTGCCCGACGGCACCGCCGCCGAGTCGTCGGTGTCCCGGGTCCTCGCTGCCCGTGGCACGGTGCGCTCGGCCCCCGCGCTCGCCGACGACATCGTCGACGTACGCCGACAGATCGGTGGCCTGGACGGGCACGGCGACCCGACCACGATGCCCGAGACCTCCGGCAAGGCCGGCGCGCCGGCACACACCGAAGAGGACGTGCAGAAGGGCGAGGAGAAGTGA
- the nuoI gene encoding NADH-quinone oxidoreductase subunit NuoI, translating to MSESQDPTSSEGAKERVWDPIAGFGVTFRTMFKKVVTEQYPFEKLPTAPRFHGRHQLNRWPDGLEKCIGCELCAWACPADAIYVEGASNTDLPDGSGRFSPGERYGRVYQINYLRCILCGLCIEACPTRALTMTNEYELADDNRADLIYEKSDLLAPLLPGMEQPPHPMRLGDDDGDYYRGTTR from the coding sequence ATGAGTGAGTCCCAGGACCCCACGAGCTCGGAGGGGGCCAAGGAGCGCGTCTGGGACCCGATCGCGGGGTTCGGCGTCACCTTCCGGACGATGTTCAAGAAGGTCGTCACCGAGCAGTACCCGTTCGAGAAGCTCCCGACGGCGCCGCGCTTCCACGGTCGGCACCAGCTCAACCGGTGGCCCGACGGGCTGGAGAAGTGCATCGGCTGCGAGCTGTGCGCGTGGGCCTGCCCGGCCGACGCGATCTACGTCGAGGGTGCCTCCAACACGGACCTGCCTGACGGGTCCGGGCGCTTCAGCCCTGGCGAGCGCTACGGCCGCGTCTACCAGATCAACTACCTGCGCTGCATCCTGTGCGGCCTGTGCATCGAGGCGTGCCCGACCCGCGCGCTGACGATGACCAACGAGTACGAGCTGGCCGACGACAACCGCGCCGACCTGATCTACGAGAAGTCCGACCTGCTCGCCCCGCTGCTGCCCGGCATGGAGCAGCCGCCGCACCCGATGCGCCTGGGCGACGACGACGGCGACTACTACAGGGGGACCACGCGATGA